The Mycoplasmopsis equigenitalium genome contains a region encoding:
- a CDS encoding ABC transporter permease, whose amino-acid sequence MSAVYRAQMIKYLRSGSTWVITLVAMGITVLISALLPNLAINKDSPNGWIEYLGVSENVLTTIIGALTAFITIFSGFKAATMHKDEVENGNFLVLLSKPISRSKIILSKWFALFTLILFHVIIVGLSYVISVYLSDMDSHKRFHEKIELINKQTLTQRVWSDFGIIISVLLLLALLFSSIALLITTKFALSSSIAATIGLGILIPISSIFGTFTEKDEYKSISSKKINNALVTLDNLKNGVGLDNKELINLSQQFYDDVNEYKANIKSSDNLHNMAFLTKNKNTFYYTKYLDLDYQVRVLSLLNQLEEDLDSDSVLAKMRDQFIAKQYYLRPIDNDNFNKSTTISEKNKAFEEKMYYTLKEINKSRDDAFRFFYNLIYEFVFNSKKKKSNLFLEKIDKNLKLTFSKPDLLYILSLIRYYLEGSETGDEKMMNMMIFDELKKEIESQLAKNEYTVPFMKFSGIIFSYHAYYSIHHDPEKKPENAEHGMNYYLERVSKNQSLNYSAILRVIMNSLLKEIHDIDIKQGLAQLLKLYYHFESPLAYIVFDQYNIENIIFTNNLSVDTTTAPSKVKEYYLTDFDREILGKVYSLKFNQDEPMQVFKVEKRKYMDRTTNAIVYGVLTVILVFVSVYVITKQDFQ is encoded by the coding sequence ATGTCTGCGGTTTATCGAGCACAAATGATTAAGTATTTACGTTCGGGTTCAACATGGGTTATTACTCTTGTGGCGATGGGAATTACGGTTTTAATTTCGGCACTATTACCTAATTTAGCAATCAATAAAGATAGTCCTAACGGTTGAATTGAATATTTAGGGGTTTCAGAAAATGTGTTAACAACAATTATTGGTGCTTTAACAGCGTTTATTACAATTTTCAGTGGTTTTAAAGCAGCGACAATGCACAAGGACGAAGTTGAAAATGGTAATTTCTTAGTCCTTCTTTCTAAACCGATTTCACGTAGTAAAATTATTCTTTCAAAATGATTTGCTTTATTTACATTAATTTTATTTCATGTAATTATTGTTGGCCTTTCATATGTAATTTCAGTTTATTTAAGTGATATGGATTCGCATAAACGTTTCCACGAAAAGATCGAACTTATTAACAAACAAACATTAACGCAACGCGTCTGATCAGATTTTGGCATTATTATTAGTGTACTTTTATTATTAGCATTACTATTTAGCTCAATCGCGCTCTTAATAACAACAAAATTTGCACTTTCATCATCAATTGCAGCAACAATAGGCCTTGGAATTTTAATTCCAATTTCATCAATTTTTGGGACATTTACCGAAAAAGATGAATATAAATCAATTAGCTCAAAGAAGATTAACAACGCTTTAGTTACGCTGGATAACTTAAAAAATGGTGTTGGTCTTGATAACAAAGAACTTATTAATCTTTCGCAGCAATTTTATGATGATGTTAACGAGTATAAAGCGAACATTAAATCAAGTGATAATTTACATAATATGGCGTTTTTAACTAAAAATAAAAATACATTTTATTACACCAAATACTTAGATTTAGATTACCAAGTTCGAGTTTTATCTTTATTAAATCAACTTGAAGAAGATTTGGATAGTGACTCGGTTTTAGCTAAAATGCGTGATCAATTTATTGCTAAACAGTATTATTTAAGACCTATTGACAACGATAATTTTAATAAAAGCACCACGATTAGTGAAAAAAATAAAGCATTTGAAGAAAAAATGTATTACACATTAAAAGAGATTAATAAGTCACGTGATGATGCATTTCGTTTCTTTTACAATTTAATTTATGAGTTTGTATTTAATTCTAAGAAAAAAAAATCCAACCTTTTTCTTGAAAAAATTGACAAAAACTTGAAACTAACTTTTAGTAAACCAGATTTATTGTATATTCTTAGTTTAATTCGTTATTATCTCGAAGGTTCGGAAACAGGCGATGAGAAGATGATGAATATGATGATTTTCGATGAACTTAAGAAAGAAATCGAATCACAATTAGCCAAAAATGAATACACTGTTCCATTTATGAAGTTTTCAGGAATTATTTTCTCATATCATGCTTACTATTCTATTCATCATGACCCAGAGAAAAAACCGGAAAATGCGGAACACGGAATGAACTATTATTTAGAACGGGTAAGCAAAAACCAAAGCCTTAATTATAGTGCGATTTTACGGGTAATAATGAATTCGCTTCTAAAAGAAATTCATGATATTGATATCAAACAAGGACTAGCGCAATTGCTTAAGTTATACTACCATTTTGAGTCGCCACTTGCTTATATCGTGTTTGATCAATACAACATTGAAAACATTATTTTCACAAATAATCTTAGTGTTGATACCACAACGGCACCAAGCAAAGTAAAAGAATATTACTTGACAGATTTTGATCGTGAAATCCTTGGAAAAGTTTATTCACTCAAATTTAATCAAGACGAGCCTATGCAGGTTTTCAAAGTTGAAAAACGCAAATATATGGATCGAACTACTAACGCGATTGTTTATGGGGTTTTAACTGTTATTCTTGTTTTTGTTAGTGTTTATGTAATTACTAAACAAGACTTCCAATAA